The Ziziphus jujuba cultivar Dongzao chromosome 5, ASM3175591v1 genome segment tcaaaaaataggCGACACTACTAATGCGTCGCATGTTGTTTATGAATTTAACGACAGGATGTTAGGCGACGTCGCATTATACGTTGGTCTTTATTTTGTTCGACGCATTACttgcgtcatttatcaatgGGATTCTAGTTGTGAGAATATTATAATGACACGTAATACTGACtattctacttttatatattaatattttttttttcaacttacaaattatatatacattttttttatattcgaaaTATTCCACTCTATATATTCTAAAGTTGAACAtacttaatattaatttataatgagaaATACAAATAGCGCATATCAACCTTTCATGTCACTACATCATTTTATCAaaacaatagtaataacaataattatacaTCTATGTCAGTTTAACTAGTTTAATTACTAATAAGTTTtcgttaaaaaaacaaatttggatCAGTACAAATTACTAGAATTTTAAACCAATTCTCAATGGAGAGGAAGCATTGAATTTGGTGTCTCCCAAGAGACTGTTATACAGAAACACACATACATCCACATAtatacgcacacacacacacacacacacatatatatatatatatatatatacatatcagcttagtttaaaaacttttaaaaacttaataatttAGAGTACACActtgttaagaaaaaaaaaattagtaaaaaagttaataaattggAAGGAGTGAAATATTATTCTTTCCAGAAAGAATGAAATAGGATTAATAGAagttaataaaaagaaacagagaTCAATTTACATATGTTACAAAGTCTTCTAACCATGACATATTTCTTCGTTATGTTTGTTTACTTCAACGTTGTCACCGGCCTCCATACTTAGACCAACTACACTTCTAGTtgatgtgtaattttttttttttttatctctttaattacttaatttactTTGGTTTAAAACCAGTACTAATTACACCATACTGGTAATTTTTGAACCCAAATCATTATAGTTATAATTCGTTAAAAGCGAATTAATAGTATATGTAGCACTCATCAACTGAACCGTAATTGAGCCACAAAAGGCTGCTGTGAGGaagcatatatatgtacatgcagTCGAAACAACTCCAAATGAGCAACCAACAAATTTAAGATGGGGACAAACAAGAATATATGCATGTGGGTCCTAAGAAagcaataaagaaaagaaaatagaaagcaataaataaaaaaagaaaacacccacctgaaattcaataaataaatagaaaataaaaaataaaaaacaaaacaggtGGGAGATGGAAAAATGAATGTTTGAAACAATGTCAATATCAAAGGCAGCCACGAAAgatatgatgatggtgatggtgatgatgatgatgatgaattgCGCATGACTGTATCCTACAATCTCATGCTTCTTAGTTTCTGTTGAGAATAACGTGCTTTTCAtcttatatattgatatttactCCTCCTAAGTCCTAAATCTAATCGGTCCAAATGATATCCATGCATATATTTGCTGTgtattatttacatttatatttatttaatttgctcTATACAATTTCCTTTTCGCTTTCTTTATATTTCCTCTGAATCTGGATGCATGTTTTTCGTCCTACCTTCCACTAGTCCACGTACAGTAGTTGATTTCATCCTAGCCGTCCATTACATCCTTGCCATCTCTATATATGTCTCTGTCCGCTTTCACAAACTCCATATCatcttttcctctctctctctctctctctctctctctctccctcataTCACTTGCTAGCTACCTACCTAATATTGCTCTCTCTGCTCTCCGCTTTCTGCTCTTTCCCTTCATTTCATTCTGTCATTGTCGATCTCTCAAGCAACTCATATCAGTATCAGACTAGTTAGCTAGCAATGGCCTGCTTAAACGTTTGCAAAGAGCAGGTTAATTACtacttttatgtatatataaaaacatatatatatggttcattTATATCTCTTTTACTAACTAATGTCTTGTCAAAATCAATATAGACGCGTAGTGTGTCGCAAATCATAATATGTATACAGCTTAATTCCGTGCATATATTCGCTGTCTGCATATGATTACCATCAAGAACGGCTTTTTTATGGAATACTACCAGTTTATACGTAGCTAGTCTTGTTAATTAGCAAAGTTCTTCTGCTAtatatcaacaaaataaatatatatagtatacatAGAGGAAAATATTCAATAAGATACATCAAGTTGTCTGCTTATCActtaattacatgtaatttcaAATGCAATATTCtgtaaattacatataattaggtATTAATCAAGCAATACAAAGCCCTACGTTACCCACTAAAAAATAACTATATGTAAATGCTTTTTAAAGATCATGGTTTGATTAACTCTATATTGATTTTTGAATGAAataatttatgtttaattttgttacTTCATCTATATTGTGGTGTAAATATATCGTGGTGTAAATATATCGTATAAATCTGTTATTTATGAGATGTATTCTTAATTTATAAATCTTAAGGGTAGTTAAGTATTACATGTATTCGAATGAAATATtcgataaattatatgtaattaagtATTAATGGAGCAATATAAAGTCCAACACTACCCACtgaaaaataactatatataaatgcattttaaagaTCATAGTTTGATTAACTCTAGATTGATTTTTGAATGAAataatttatgtttaattttgttacttcatctgtattggatgtAAATATGTACTATAAATCTGCTATTTATGATATGTATTCTTAATTTATAAAtcttaagaataaaaaaaaataataataactatcaTAGCTAAAACGTAAGTGAGAAGCAGTTatgagttctttttttttatgaaataatcttGAAGGCCATACAAGAAAAGTCCATCCTATGTTTTAAGTTTTGAGTCACGAAAATCAACTTTCATTATTTCTAGaaggaaataaattaattattattattatttttattatggagATGAATTAAATTAGGTCTCCAGAAATGTCTTTTCAAGCAGTTTTCCAAATTCATGaaattttgttgataaaaacAAATTCACTAATtaggtatgtattttttttttttttaagaataattagCCATGTGattagacttttatttttttattttttttccttttttcgttttcatgaatttttgttgataaaaacaAATTCACTAATTAGGTATGTATTCTTCTTTTTAGAATAATTAGGTATGTGATTAGACttctagttttttatttttttccttttttcgttTTGCTGGTGTGCTAAGGGAGGTATATCTTGGGACTTtctgtttctttgttttcttgaaaACCTTGAATTTTGTTACACAAGACAACAACTATATATGTTCTAGCGATGAAAAGGACGTACACATATAACACATCaatttattcacccaaaaaacaaacatcaatttatttatttccatttttgggCCCAACTCCTGTTGGCACTGATTCGGCCTGGCCTCACATCAATTTTATAgtaacatataattttattttttaagttgttattaacaatatatgaaattaaaattaattttcagggCCATGAAACAGAGGAAAAGACGCAAAAGAAACAACATATTTGTACACTTGATGGAACCGTTGATTGGAATGCTCACCCTGCAATCCGAGGGACAACAGGATCTTGGGTTGCTGGAATTCTGATTTTAGGTACACATTCCCTTTTCATGACGCATATTATTAGgtgtattatatatatgctgcttaaaatctttatatatcaaatttaatgaattaaatttttatataattaattgaaaaagaaagaaagaaataatattatttttataaatgataAGATAACATATACTTCAGTGAATCAAGGGTTGGCTACATTGGCCTTCCTTGGAGTAGAAGTGAACTTGGTGTTGTTCTTGACGAGGGTGTTGGGGCAAGACAACGCAGAGGCATTAAACAATGTCAGCAAATGGACTGGAACTGTCTACATTTTCTCTCTTCTCGGGGCTTTTCTCAGTGACTCCTACTGGGGGAGGTTTAAAACCTGTGCCATCTTCCAACTCATCTTTGTCCTTGTaagtctttttctttctttctttctttactttttttttttttttttttttggggtcatttCTGGCATGCATGCACGTGCATCAAACACATATGCATACAATATAAATGTCaatattgaaagtttattaaaatgattatttataGAGATGGGCCTCTCATGTCCAAAACAAAAGTGATAAATTATTGATTTACATATATGTCCTTTAGGCACGTTCCCAGAATCAATGACTTACGGTTGGAAGGTCAATTAATTTAAATCCTCGcaacatttatatttaattagcaatattatgaccttaatatttttttaaaaaaaaccaagCCCTCAATTCATGGATTACTCAAAATTAATTGATCTATAAATTTTCATGTACAAAATATGGTagatatagttatatatatacttataatgTAGAAGTTTTATGTATTATGGCAGGGTTTGGCTTCATTACCACTATGCGCCTACCTATTCTTACTCAAGCCTAGAGGCTGTGGTGACAAGGAAACTCCTTGTGGAGGTCATTCGGGATTCCACGAGCCATTCTTCTACATTTCCATCTACCTAATTGCCCTTGGAAATGGAGGTTACCAACCCAACATTGCCACATTTGGTGCAGACCAATTTGATGAAGAAGACCCTGAAGAAGGGCTCTCAAAGATTGCTTTCTTCAGCTATTTCTACTTGGCTTTGAATCTTGGCTCTCTCTTTTCAGACACAATCTTGGGCTATTTTGAGGATGAAGGGATGTGGACACTAGGCTTTTGGGCGTCTGCTGGCTCTGCTTTATTAGCATTGGTCTTGTTCCTTTGTGGAACTCCAAGATACAGACACTTTAAACCCAGTGGTAACCCTCTTTCTAGGTTTTGCCAAGTCATCATTTCTGCTTCAAGGAAATGGAGGGTTGAGATTATGCCAGCTGTAGAAGACAATCTCTATGAGGAAGCTGGGGAGGAAAGCTCTAAAAATGGGGCTAGAAAGATGCTCCACACTGAAGGATTTAAGTATGTATTACTCATATTTCATGAAAACTTTCTGTTACACACATGCATTTCACAATTACAATCAAAAGGAGAATAAAGGTCAATGCTAATTGAAATTCATCCAATGTTGTTCATGCCTACAGATTCTTGGATAGGGCGGCCTACATCACAGAAAAAGAGCTGTACCATTTGGAGAAGGATGATGGTGTTAGAAATCCATGGCGGCTTTGCACGGTGACACAAGTTGAGGAAGTAAAATGTATACTGAGGCTGCTCCCCATTTGGCTCTGCACAATTCTCTACTCTGTAGTTTTCAATCAAATGGCTTCCTTATTTGTGGAACAAGGTGCTGCAATGAAAACCAACGTGGCAAGCTTCCACATTCCTCCTGCAAGCATGTCGAGCTTTGACATACTCAGCGTAGCAGCTTTCATTTTCATATACAGGAGAGTTCTGGACCCTCTCTTTGCAAGACTTAAGAATAACAGCAATCCTAAAGGACTCACAGAGCTGCAAAGGATGGGAATTGGTCTTGTCCTTGCAATATTGGCAATGGTATCTGCTGGCGTCGTTGAGTGTTTCCGGCTGAAGTATGCAAGAAAGGACTGCAGAAGCAACTGCGAAAGCCCGAGTTCTTTGAGCATATTTTGGCAAGTTCCACAGTATATGCTGATTGGAGCATCAGAGGTGTTCATGTATGTTGGACAGATAGAGTTCTTTAATGGACAAGCTCCTGACGGGTTGAAGAGCTTCGGGAGTGCTCTTTGCATGACTTCAATATCTCTCGGAAACTATGTGAGCAGCTTGCTAGTGACCATTGTGATGAAATTCTCTACTAGGGATGATATGCCTGGTTGGATCCCTGGAAATCTTAACAAGGGCCATTTGGACAGGTTCTATTTCCTTTTAGCTGCTTTGACAACTGCTGATCTTCTGGTCTACTTTCTGTGTGCAAAGTGGTACAAGTATACAACGTTTGAAGGAAGAAACGAAGAggataccaataataatattgcTAATAGACATGCTGAGCTTCAGGTCTAAGTTAGTTAATTGGGTTAATTATGGTTTCGGTGGTCTAATTAATTTCAAAGTTTTGCTGTActctatatgtatgtatatataaataaaggcTGAAAGTGAGAGGTGGGGAGAAACAATAGGGTTAATGAGGGATCTTTGTGTCTAAATGCTTATAATGACGCTTAGAGATATGTATGCATTTTATATTTCTCTAGGCAgagaatttatatatgaaagatGTTGTAAGGATATACACTGGATGTAAATTTCACGTAATTTGCGATCTCTTTTATATCCAAAAGCTCAAAAAATGGTAGATTCTAAATGCCAAGAGTTTACCGAAAAGTGGGCATAGAAAGGATATCAGTTGAAGAACCAGGATGGCTATGGGATAGCTACCAATTTTATCACTGCAGTGGGAACCAAAATTTGGAATGTGATACGTGGAGGAATATGTAGAAGCAGAGCAAAAAGAGCCCTAAGACCACATATATACTGGTGTCTCTTTGTGTCCTAATTTGGTCGTCCATTATCAATTTATGTATGTTGAAGAAGATGAACAAGGTGAAGGAGGAGAAGAGGGGTAGATGATAATCATCTTATGCATGATTTTTGCCGGTGGGGTTTCTGGTGGTCCATTATCTAGCGCATGATTTTTGTTTCTGGTGGGGATTTTGGTCGTCCATTATGTATGAATGAGTTGCTTCAAAGTGGGTAGTTTCTTTCTGGCTTAATTCCAATCCATTTGATTATTGAACTACTCTAGAGTGAAGTTTGAAAACCATATCTACATATGGTTAAAACATTTATCTACCACAAAATTTCTCTCAAGTCTATTTGTGAGTTAAATCTGTCTACTCTTCTTATTAACAGGTCCATTGATTGGACAGGCTTAGAATATGTTAGATTTCAAAAACTATGGAAAATAACAGGAAAATGAAGTTGAAATATACACTTTTATATCAAAAAGACTTTCTAAATGCAAAACTTTTACCACCAAGTGGCCAAAGAAATAACTTCTCTTCTATTTCTACTTGGTATTGAATCAGCTTACATATCCCGCTACAAAGTGCAACATCTTGGAAGTTAGAAagttcttatttaaaaattaagtgATTGAGTCACAGTTAATTTAAtatgaaactaaaaaataaaataaaataataatttgataaatcaaCTAGGATGGAATTAGAATTATCAACAAGTCATACCAAATTTTTAGGGtgaaccttcttcttcttcacttgGCAGTTGTAGTTGTGCATGGTACTAATGCATCCAAACTTCCTCTTCATTTCTCCCCAcaaactaattttctttttctccatgcCAACATTCCTTCTACAACCACCTtcaatctttcttttcattATAAAGCACATTCTTTCAAGTTCCGTAACCTTTTCGCTCATTTTCTCCATTTCTCTCCTCATTTTTTCCTCTCCACAACCATGCTCtacttcctcctcctccttatcCTCTTGAGCTTTGTCATCAGAAAAGCCTTGAACCTCCTTCATAATTGTGTCTCGAAGTTGCAATTGCCTGAAAAACAGTACCTGAACCACCACTCTTAGAGGCAATCTTTCATTGTTGCCAGCATGTTTACAAGCTTCATTGGACATGCTTCATTGGCAACCTAATACCTGACGTGCTTCCTGATCTTTCTCCGACGCTGTCAAGTGCCTATGCTTGTTTAAGTAGATATCAATAGCCTTGTACAGTCCATCAGAGCTTCGATGTCTCCCCAATGATGCTGCAACCGACATTTTTTCTAATGTAATAAAAGTCTCTTCCTTCAAATCTATGTCACTTGCAACTTCTGTCAAGAACTCTTCAATGTGTTCTGCCACTGCAATGgattttgttatatttgaagCAGATATGCGTGGAGCAGAGAAGCTATCATAGAAATATTTTACAATTCTCTTTGCACAATCAATCTCATATTGCACTTCCCTAGCATAGCCTAGTATGGTGTGAGGAGGTCTTTGTCTTTCGCTTCATCAAGTAGTTTTCCAATCCTCATCTCGAAACCATTTCTGCAACAGAACTAGCTTCCAGGAAAATTGCAAATCTCatcatttcaaataataatgtgCGAGGAAGAAGTCCTTGACCATGAGGCAAAAGCCTCTCAACTGCTTCAAGGATTTccttttgggattttctcctgCAGATTGACACTTTTTTCCCCTCCTGTGAAGCATGAAAAGACCCATTTCTTTGCATAATTACAAAGGGATGCCATCATATACTCAGTTGGGACTCCACGCTGACTCGTTTCGTGGATCCCAGGCTCATAGAGCTGAAGAGAAAGTGTCGTCAGATCCTCAGGCTTCCAATCAAGGACAAAGGTCCTTCTTGCATTTGGCCCATATACATCACCTTTGTCCTCACTATCACCTTCTACATACATTTTTTATTGGATCTCCAAGAAGGCGGGGACACTATACAAGGATCAATTAGGCCAAGATCCATGGCTTGTGGAAGAACATTTTCTGTAGATTGGAAAGTCTTAATTTTTTCATTCCAGCTATGGAGTATTTTCTGCTTAAAATGGGTCAGAGTTTTCAATAGCAGATTGCTTCTACTGTGACTTTCATCCCCAAGTAGTAAGCAAGACAACTGAGGGGCACAACATTTTCTGTGGAAATTTGAAGCTCATAACCATGGCAGAATCTTGCTACAAGCTCAAAAGTTTCAGGATTCGCCGGGATATATCTGAGAAAATGGAAAAGTCCTTACTGGGATTTCTCTTTGAGTAAGGAAGCAAGTATGGATGACTTGGCAGCCAGAAGTTCCTAAATAACATGAAAGATTGTTATTACCCATTGAATTAGACAAGGGAAAAGAAGGAGGAAAAGGTAAAAACTTAAGGATCTCATAGTAATTTCTTACTCTATTCAAAATGAAAGGCACACCACCTGCACAAAGCCGCACAAAAATTAAATGAAGGCAAATTATTTACCAGAAAATGTGGAAAAATTAAAGTATAAGAAATAGAAGCAATTAAGAACGTTATATTATACCATGATGAGATATCTCTGCTTTTCCTTTTGGTCACATTCGTGTAAGTCCTCTGAATATGCAGTTTTTGAAAAAGTAGAATTCCTGTTGGGTTCCTTAGTCTTACTAAACACCTGTAAAGGGATTGCAGAGCCAAGAAACCTAGCTGCAGTAGGCCTCTAGCTTGGCACCAAACCACAGTATAGAGCTGGAATTAGTACTTCAATAACTTTTTAAGCAACTCTAAAACTACTAATTAGAATCTATGGCttatattaaaagaataaaatattgaaatacttTGTAAAGGTTATTTTGAAATGAGTAGAAAATGCTCCAAAAAGGAACCAAATAACGGTGAAGATGGTTGAATCATATTTGGagaacttgaatataaaaaataaaaaataaataaatatatatcaacaGATGATGACTAAGTAAATTGGAGCAATACTCTAGAATGTGACCCATCAGATGTTCAAATTCTTCTTGAGGCTCTTTGACAAAGAAAACTCCATTGTTCAAGATATTCAAGGACAgaggaaacaaagaaaaagattgTATTCAGATTGTTGCACCCACGCTCGAATCTTTTCAAcgtaaatatatatgcatatgtatatgaTAAATGGTTTATGCATTTATAAAGTGttaaagataatataaaatggaaactCACACAGAAAtcccaaattctcaaaaatgCACTTGAAACATTTGGTTGTCATTgtatgtttttgaaaattttactagTCTTCCTCGtttaacaatttataatataactATCATGTAATTATAGCTAAATTGGTTTTCAACTTAGAATTCCATAGCTTACTTCAATTACTAATTATTTCATTGCCATGGTAAGCATACAAAAAAGGCAACAGTATAGGCTAACAGGAACATTTACTATTAGTCATTTTGTTCTTCCTACAAACCTTTTATGCTACAACTTATAGTATATTTAATTTCTACAATCTTGTAGTTATGTTAATTTGTAATTCTATTTATTAGTTATTGTTGTTTATGAACTATTACCAATCAATCAACCCTGGTCATTCATTGCAATGTTGAATGGAAGTCgaagattattattttaatgttatagaagtgtctatatatacatatatataaatacacataCCAAAGGTTTAGTCCCAGATACAAAGGTGACTtgtccatttttgttttttgttttttgttttttcaatttttgtaaaattatcttcttcttccttttttttttttttttttttttttttttttttgtagtcaTCACCAAATGAACCAATTGGTCATGAGATTGAGTTATTCAAGATGACACATTGGACACAAGAAAAATGATGGAACATTGTTATAGCTAAATCAAAATATGTAAGTTTTACTTATCACTCTTTaactatttatcttattttactTGTATTATACCttataataacatttttatacCTTTCATGTTTTCAGATGAGATAGTACGGGTACAAGAAGCATAAACATAACATACACAAGGTGGTGCTTCTCCTAATTCTACTGTTGCACCGGTTTTAAAGATAAAATCTGACATTCGTGCACAAGTCCTTGGTAGAAAGGTTGGATTTGTTCCTGGTGTTGCAACAGCTCCGAGAAAGACCTATAGCAGGCAACTTAACTAGTCTACCCCTTGGTTCATTACAGAATTTGAAGATTACAAGGTTGAGGTAAAATGACTTTCACAAGTTGTGGATCAGCAGGCAGCACTCATTGCCAGACTTTTTGTATTATTGGACGTGAGTCAGCATCTTTTGGGTTCAAGCCAACGGCTGTCTCCTTTGCGgctgccaccaccaccaccacctcctaCTACAGCTATGACTTAATTTTATGGTTGATGCTTGTGACGTGCATAGCATTCAAAGTCACCTACACATAGTTTTTGATCGTATATATAGTTACaatgcaaaatatttgcatttaCATGTACTTTTTGGTATTATGGTTACAGTAATCACACATCTTTTTGCAAAACACTACATTCACAAGTTCTTTTTGACATTATAGCTAAGGTGCAAAACATTAGAAATCAAGCTATAGATAGGCGCTTTTGATACACTACTTTATGTTTGCagtgtaaatatataaatgtatgcaaTGACAAATATGTGTAGGCAATTACATTTATAATCCTACAATTAGTTTTAtaatgaattgttttttttttccactacaAAAATCGCAACGACAAAAGACGCAATTCATGCATCCTACAAAATAAAAGCCGACGCTTCACGAAGCATCGTCCGATATGGTGTcgctaaaattataaaacaaaagctGACGCTTTAAAAAGTGCCATCTAATGTTTAAGAAAAGCCGatgttttttattaaaaaaagtatCGTTCAATATCTCCAAAAACCGACGCTTTTTAAAATTAGCATCGCTAAATGTATAGTAATAACTgacacttttttaaaaaagtgttACTAAATTTACAACAATATCcgatattttttaaacaaagtgTCGGTAAAAGTCtaaaaaaagccaaaagaaaAGTAGATACTTTTAAGAAAAGCATCGGctattgattaaatttttagcAATGCTTTGTTAAAACCGTCAGTTTTTTTGTTAGACTTTTGGCAATGCGTTTtaaaaagcatcgctaaatgttTATATAATAGCTGACGCTTTTAACAAAAGTGTCGCTAAATATTTACATAATAGCCGACACTTTTAACAAAAGCATCACTAAATATTTACATAATAGCCGACGCTTTTGCCGACGCTTTTAACAAAAGCATCACTAAATATTTACATACTAGCCGACGCTTTTAACAAAAGCATTGCTACATGTTTACATAATAGCCGATACTTTTAACAAAAGCTTTGCTAAAAGTCTAACCAAAAGCTGACGCTTTTAACAAATGCATTGCTAAAAAACTTAAACAAACCGATgcctttttcttaaaaatgttGGTTTTTCTCCTTTAGCGATGCTTTTACATAAAAGAGTCGGCTTTTACATAAAAGCGTTGccttttgtctttttattttttttatttttttgggtttgaatggtgttttaattttgtcaaaattagattgtttaaaagctagcttcatacaaaataattgaaagacaataaaatttaaataaatatttgcataacaaaatactatttcaaatacattaaatactaactcatgtaatatttttataatttagtcgactattttatatgtacaaacaaaagcaattaaactaCCATGCATACATACTtattgagatgaaagatttaaGATCATAATTGATGTTCATTTAGCTCTAAATTGGTTGACATCTTTTTGTGActatatttattgatatttatttattattattgttattgttttcaaggaatatttgttatgttattatagTTTATATTATACAAAGAAAGATGCTAACATACACATTATTAAATCTACAAGGTACATGAacacttttatatatacatatatatttatatataaatatatattttttatcaatatggGTTTAAATTTAAACTCATAATCATGGTATAAAAAAACTGCAAAgggagataaaaaaatttttttatcattaatcacattataaatatatttcctaataatttacaattgatTCATTTAGATGGGCAAAATACATTTTCCACTTTCCACACATATAGCATTCAtggttaattaaattatatatacatatatatatatatatatgttgacattattatataaaaatttgatattaaatatttaacatatgaaatatcatatttctaaataaagttatttatcatgttaaatattatatttttcagtgAATAATTGTTCTTATGatttggacccaaaaaaaaaaaaaaaaaaaaagaaagaaagaaagagaaagaaaaggaaaatttatattgtttcaaaaaccaaaatatgaatttttccatatttcccaTTTGTGTTTAGTTTGCTAAAATCCCAACCTCTcctttatatttacattttatccATAAATCATGAATGGAGAAATAATCAACAATATGATGGAAAATCTGAACCAAGATTATCTCCAAGatagtt includes the following:
- the LOC107434533 gene encoding protein NRT1/ PTR FAMILY 7.3 isoform X2; this translates as MACLNVCKEQGHETEEKTQKKQHICTLDGTVDWNAHPAIRGTTGSWVAGILILVNQGLATLAFLGVEVNLVLFLTRVLGQDNAEALNNVSKWTGTVYIFSLLGAFLSDSYWGRFKTCAIFQLIFVLGLASLPLCAYLFLLKPRGCGDKETPCGGHSGFHEPFFYISIYLIALGNGDTILGYFEDEGMWTLGFWASAGSALLALVLFLCGTPRYRHFKPSGNPLSRFCQVIISASRKWRVEIMPAVEDNLYEEAGEESSKNGARKMLHTEGFKFLDRAAYITEKELYHLEKDDGVRNPWRLCTVTQVEEVKCILRLLPIWLCTILYSVVFNQMASLFVEQGAAMKTNVASFHIPPASMSSFDILSVAAFIFIYRRVLDPLFARLKNNSNPKGLTELQRMGIGLVLAILAMVSAGVVECFRLKYARKDCRSNCESPSSLSIFWQVPQYMLIGASEVFMYVGQIEFFNGQAPDGLKSFGSALCMTSISLGNYVSSLLVTIVMKFSTRDDMPGWIPGNLNKGHLDRFYFLLAALTTADLLVYFLCAKWYKYTTFEGRNEEDTNNNIANRHAELQV
- the LOC107434533 gene encoding protein NRT1/ PTR FAMILY 7.3 isoform X1; translated protein: MACLNVCKEQGHETEEKTQKKQHICTLDGTVDWNAHPAIRGTTGSWVAGILILVNQGLATLAFLGVEVNLVLFLTRVLGQDNAEALNNVSKWTGTVYIFSLLGAFLSDSYWGRFKTCAIFQLIFVLGLASLPLCAYLFLLKPRGCGDKETPCGGHSGFHEPFFYISIYLIALGNGGYQPNIATFGADQFDEEDPEEGLSKIAFFSYFYLALNLGSLFSDTILGYFEDEGMWTLGFWASAGSALLALVLFLCGTPRYRHFKPSGNPLSRFCQVIISASRKWRVEIMPAVEDNLYEEAGEESSKNGARKMLHTEGFKFLDRAAYITEKELYHLEKDDGVRNPWRLCTVTQVEEVKCILRLLPIWLCTILYSVVFNQMASLFVEQGAAMKTNVASFHIPPASMSSFDILSVAAFIFIYRRVLDPLFARLKNNSNPKGLTELQRMGIGLVLAILAMVSAGVVECFRLKYARKDCRSNCESPSSLSIFWQVPQYMLIGASEVFMYVGQIEFFNGQAPDGLKSFGSALCMTSISLGNYVSSLLVTIVMKFSTRDDMPGWIPGNLNKGHLDRFYFLLAALTTADLLVYFLCAKWYKYTTFEGRNEEDTNNNIANRHAELQV